CTACGTACATATGTGTTTCTTTCATTTTACATGGTTAATTTTCTAAAGCATTTAATTGTAATTTGCTCCAaggataaataaatataacatatttcacaaatataaaaattctatatgataaaatttaaagtatcacataataatttactatacattttaaatattaggAAAGATctaatatatgatttttataaaaagtatggattttattatatatttaaaagcAAAACTATTGCATTCAAAAAATCATATGtaattttcatttgaaagaaaaaattgattTTATCAAGAGTactatgcatatatatctatCAAATAGAAAAATTGATGATTGAAAATAGTTAAGcatcattttattatttctacTATTATTGTcgtatattattaaaaagagAGTAATAATATCGGTAACAGTAGTAGAAGATTCAGAGGGAAACTAACGAAACAATTAATGTGAGAAATGAACGGAAACACAACTGCATATactcattttttatgaaaatggaatacagtaaatattatgaaaataaaaaaaatgaaaaatgcATTCATTTTCGGAATATGCATTCATATTGCTATAATAATAAGAGTTGTGATGGacaatttataaatagCATATTTGGCAATGATGAATATACAagattaaatattttcacaataataaaaaatgaaataataaatgttttatcCGTTATTAagaaatatgaatataataaaaatctTGATTCAAGTATTATCGATTCATTGTTTATTCTATACAACAgtataaacaatttaaatacCAATTTAAAGGAAGATATCGATACACACCactttaataataaattagatATATACCATATAGCaccatttttaaatattataagaaataatagcattttttataaaattaaattaactTCCTTGCATTCATTAGACCACATATTAAAATACAGTAGCAGctattttaatgaaaaatgcTATGATGAGGGTTCATCGAGtaaacataatttttatataccaATAGACAATAAGAAAGAAGCTAAGgttaatagtaataatgaCAATACTAAAAAAGACCCAAACGAATTAagtgaaaataattctGCAAAAccaaatgataaaaaagaCGAAACAACTAATACAAACCAATTagacaaaataaatgaaaaaaatcacaaaaaaaaaaagtacatttttttttctaagaATTATAagttatacaaaaaatttaattttaaaaaggaAGAAAATTCggaaattttaataaataaaggaaataatataattaatattagtATAGAAACGTTATTAAATGCCcctataaattataataatattagtcacgaagaaattatattatatgacACAGTTGTTTTGTTTAATaacatattaaataatgcaATTAAGATTGTtgatagaaaaaatattataaaaattatttgttatctttttaaaatatataaaaataataaatattctttactttttaaaacaaattgTGAGgctttattaaaaaatatattgtacATAGTTATAAATAGTGTTATCATCACAAATACTATCGACACTCATCTTATGAATAATCATTCACAAGAAAATCTTATTTTAGATACTCATACTTTAGATAATCACACAGGGGATAACAATATTGTGTGTTATTCCATAAATAGCACTGATGATAATTTCATACACGATATACTAACTATAATTCTAAtactaataaataataataaaaataaatttgttgcagatttaataaaaacgaATGAATGCATAAATTTGTACAAtgatatttatgaaaatgaaaattcaCAGGAAAATTTAGAatctattaatatattatcatttagACTGTTAAATATAGTATTAGAGACATGTggatatttattaataagcAAAAATTTCGACGCTTTATCTAATATAATAAGATGTCTATTTTTTCACATAACTTCCTCTTCCTTTATTCTTATGTGTAAATCAATGagaacatatataaatatttttatattatataaaaagcatttttgtatttataacgagatatttattaatattttattaaatttactTAAGAGCAACGCACTAAAAAATGTATCTGAAACAACTTTGTTGACATTATCAAATTTCTTCGTCGAAAATATCATATTTGAAATCTATTGTAATCATGATgttaatttatatgcatCCAATTTGTTAGAAAATCTCATACAGGCTATATTAGATTTATCTACAAATTTTACTCAAAATACTACTATTATGAATGAAGtgatttttaaaattatcaaaaacGTTATACAAATACTAAAGCCATATAGTGACAtcgataataataatactgaTTGCAATTATTTGGTTGAAAATGCCAATAAAAACAGTACTAAATTATTAAACAGCTCAAACAATAGACTAAATGAATTAGATTATACTAATCAGTTAATTACTCAATTCCGAAATGATATATACTCAAATGCTTTTGattatgtaataataaattctcaaaaaaaaagaaaaaaaaaaaaagaaaaagagaGAAATCCAAAAAGCAATACAGAATGCAAAAAAGACGCTGAAAAGGAAGTCATAGagaatagtaaaaaaactGATAAATATACCCGTGTTAATAATGACAATTgtgaacaaaaaaaaaaggaacaTACAAATAATGTCGAAAACACATTAGAGAatagtgaaaaaaatgtcaaTGAAAATAAGAACTTGAATACAAATGATGGTGCAACTAAtgatagtaaaaaaaatagttttagAGAAGAGGaaggatataaaaaatattcttctgaaaaaaaggaattaaaaaaaagtaatatgaatgaattatatttcttaaattttttaacatcAAGTAAAGATAAAagttatattcatttttgttccgttttattatttgaatatttaaaagaatgcataaaaataaactatattaaggataaagataattttctcagaaaaaaaaaaaagagaaaagaaatattacaAAAGTCAGCAACGATATTTaatacattaaaaaataagtcAATTGACgaattgataaaaatgggGATTATTCAAACACATGATACTATCAATGAAattaatcaaaataattccAAAATTCTTaattatgttattatagataaaaatggaaatcTAATTGGTTATTCTACTAAATCTGATAAAAATCCTCAAAACATCGCCAATCAAGCTTCATCAGAAAAAGAACACACTGAAACTGCAGAAGCTCCTTCTCACGTAAACTCCAGAGGAAATGAAAATTCCGGAAGTATAGAAACAAATAATGATGTGTGTAACAATAACAATGTGGTTACCCATATGGATTGTGCATCTAAAGATAcagaagaaaatgaagcAGACGAAAGACAAATAGATagtaaacaaataaataaagaaaatgaaaacaataatataagcAATGCTAAAAAAGAAGTTATTGCAAATAAGGAATCGTCTGAACATACTAATAAGAATATAGAAGAAGGAAAAACAtcagaagaaaaaaagggagatgatacaaataatgaatTGCTCAACgaggaaaaaaatagttttaataatagtaaCAGTAATAACGATGCGAGCAAATTGCATCCAAATTGCGAAGAAACTCAAAGTTTCAAAAAGATTGACACACAGAATACAAATAGTCATTCCCAACCAAATTTAATGGaagataaatattttttaaaatcattGGCTATGTTTTTGAGATATAACCCCTTTTTGGATAAAGAGTTTGTAGGAGAATATATTTCGCATAGAAAATGCATAAAcgtattaaaaaattatgtaagATTGTTTGACTTTTgtaatttatcattattatcatcgTTGAGGTTATTTTTGCACTGTTTTAAACTACCGGGAGAAGCACAATTAATTGAACGAATATTAGAGCATTTCAGTTTATGTCTATTTTATTCTAATCCAATTTGTGGTGACCTAGataaagtatataaattatcCAACGGAAAAGTTATTTGTCTTTTAAAAGAAGAAGAGCTAGCCAATATAAAAAGGTATATTTTGATCGACTATTTAAGCGAAAGTGGGCATGCAAATAATACTGTTAATGAAACCGACCGATGCAATGACAACCAAAATACGAACAAAAATAACAGTGAATACATTAGTAATGAAAATACAGAGCAATCACATAATGTTGGCTCTTTTAAAACATTCACCTCGGAATTTACCGAATTtgaggaaaaaataaatttcaaaaaaaatgaagaccGAGATGATAATGTGCATAGACATGTATATTACATTTCTAAAAAGATCCAATCAATGAGTGAAGAAGAAATTAAGAAAAAGTATGTTGTTGTTGAAAATAGTGAtgtcatatttattttaacataTTCAATTATTATGCTAAATACAGATTTACATAACAACCaggtaaaaaataaaatgaaattggaagaatttattaaaaataatagagGAATAAacaatggaaaaaatatagatagaatatatttagaaaatttgTACAACTGTATATTAcatgaagaaataaaattattttcaaatgcacaaaatatatataccaaTGATAATCAGTATTGGAAATTATTAGAGCAAAGaaaagaatattataaaaactattatccatttaaagaaaaagaaattcatatttataaatatgatataaataaattattaatcaAAAATAACTTTATTCCAATATTTTTCGAAATTTTTAAACGTACAagtaatattaatttaatagaAAATTGTTTGGGAATATTTAAGATgcttataaataatttatcatattatcATGATGTGgaaaatgttaataaattatgttatatatttaaatatctaaatttttatttaaccCAAAAAACTCAATctttaatatatcttttgtttcactttatcaaaaaatcTCACAATCTATTACGTGATGGATggattatttatataaattctATACTGAAGTTGATTACCATTGACTTAGTTCcaacatttttttaccctcatttatatattaataataccCAATTTAACAATGATAAAGAAGAgctaaatataaaatataaaagaggAAATTCCATAGAAACAtttaatgtaaataaaacaataacAGACATATATCACCACCCATTTTTagtgtttaaaaaaaacattaagAAATTAAACAAACCAAAATGGATAGATGAATTTAGTAGCATTTTCTTTTCACGACATAacaataatgaaaataataaattgttaGTTATGTtcaaagaaaataatgcaGAAAAAACGGAGGAtgataagaaaaaaaagaaaaaaaatgaaaaaaaaaatcaagaaaatataaacaatggaaaaaatacatCATACAATGATcagaatttaaaaaaaatggaagaagaaaatgaagggcatgatgaaaataatgacgATGACGACCACGATAACAtggattatatatatgtgcacGTCAAACCAGATCCAAAAAGTGGTGATAACAACACACACAATAATAacaacaataataaaaataataacaataataatgccATTATAGACAAcatcaatatatataaaagacTCAAattagatatatataatttttttacaattaatgatttttataataacatggtcacaaatttaaatattaatagctttgtttatttattaaaaatattaataattaaaagtTCAATTGATACGGATAAtgaacataataataatttaaatacaaTGAATAGCAAAACAGAATTACATAATTCAAGTATTAAATCACAAGTAcaaaatcaaatatatttaacaaatgaaaataacaaaGGGAATGGCGCAAATAATCCTTgtgataatttaaatgacTCAAATGCTATTTTAGTGAACTCAGATAATTCATTcaacttattttattataataaaaaaaaaatgcttaCTTCACAAatgttttttcatattatgtactttaaaattaattatacatatattttatatgatatGATAGTTAAAGAGCATTTTaactatttaaaatatagaaatgaTTTTTTCAAAGAAACGCCGaatgaaaaattagaaCAAACAAACGCTTcctcatattattattcttcgaaatatgattataaagaaaataataatacaaaccATCAAAATGTCCATATAGAAGACCAGGAAACACaacaaaacaaatatgATATAACTTTAGACAATATTTACGATACCGATAATTGCACAGATGCTTCAAGTAGTCTTTCATATATTAGTGACATATCTAGTGACTcgatttttacaaaaaaacaaatgaaaGTGATTGATATACAATCTATCAATAGTAATAATGTGAAAGGTAGTTTAAATCTTCTAAATAAAACTGAAAAAGGTAATCTAAAGGGTCACTTAGGATTTGAAGAAATATTTGCATGTGCATATGATGAGGAAGAAGAGgaagaaaaagaagaagGATATGAAGAATCAGGTGGGGAAAGTGATCAATATAGCGAAAGTGATGACAACAGTAATAATGAAGATTGTAATGAAAAGGATAGCAAAACTGGTAGTGATTATGAgcaaacaaataaaaataaatatgcatctattaataaaatggatGAATCAATAAATAAGAATTCACGTTCAAAGAATAAAAAGGTAAACAAAAGGAATAATATTGCAAAttataacaatataaacGATACCaataatatgaatgaaGAAAGAGAGAAAGAACTTCTAATCGAAAATAtcaaaagaaatatatttatgaaaatatatattatgcacTTAAAAGCTATAGTATTTTCATTtgaacaattttttaatttattaaataaatttttatcaataaattataataatacagTTTTTGTTAACATCtataataacatatttaatgatttcccaatagaaaatataaaggtTTTATCCGAAGAAGAAGTTTTAAAAGATAATtggtataatatatatgatgatgattttgaaaatattagtAAAAAATGCAGCTACAATGAACAAAATCccaatataaatgatatcGAAGCtagtttatttattgtaaaaattgCAAATACAGATGATAGTagtaatgaaaaagaagaagATTGGCTATATATCGAGCAATTAATTATGAGCATTATGAATTTCTcgtatatttgtttatatgtataccaacataataaaactaaaaagaacaaaatgcttaaaaaattaaaaatgtgtaGTAATCATAATAGCAATATCAATGATCCTTTTTTTAGTAGATATGcagaaatgaaaaaaaaaaataataaattcttttttctatgtggaatatatttaatatatattttacaatttttgaaaaaaaatattttatatcgctttatagataaaatcatatatattctcGAAAAAATctcaaaaaatgtatatgtaAATAGTTGTATAATCAATATATACTTACACATGCTACAATTAATAACACCAAATAAcatattatacaaaaatacaaacaatacaaatatttctttaaccgataaagatatatatatatacatagaGAAAGCAACAGTGTATACAGAAAGTATTAATAacattataaataacaacgctgttttattaaaactaaacaattttaacaTAGAAAATATTGTCTTGTCATTATTACCATATcttctatattttaataataaaaaggagGAAATAAATGCCCACATTTCGTCTATTAATTCAGAATGTTTACACATTATAtcaaacatatattataaaagtatttatatgtatatgaaTAGTTCTAAAAAAAACCTCAAAATAAACCAGGCAATTCTTGACTCTGGTAGTGCAAAAAGTGACAGTGGTAATAGAAGCAAAAATAGTGACAATATAACATTTGAACAAATTATTGAATTAAAGAAACTATACATATTCTTATTAACGTGCTTTGTCTTGTCACTAGCATGCTCCTTTAGCTCTAAAAGAACGAGAAACGAATCATACATAAAATTACagcaatttttatttaatgaa
This DNA window, taken from Plasmodium berghei ANKA genome assembly, chromosome: 13, encodes the following:
- a CDS encoding protein transport protein SEC7, putative, with product MKMEYSKYYENKKNEKCIHFRNMHSYCYNNKSCDGQFINSIFGNDEYTRLNIFTIIKNEIINVLSVIKKYEYNKNLDSSIIDSLFILYNSINNLNTNLKEDIDTHHFNNKLDIYHIAPFLNIIRNNSIFYKIKLTSLHSLDHILKYSSSYFNEKCYDEGSSSKHNFYIPIDNKKEAKVNSNNDNTKKDPNELSENNSAKPNDKKDETTNTNQLDKINEKNHKKKKYIFFSKNYKLYKKFNFKKEENSEILINKGNNIINISIETLLNAPINYNNISHEEIILYDTVVLFNNILNNAIKIVDRKNIIKIICYLFKIYKNNKYSLLFKTNCEALLKNILYIVINSVIITNTIDTHLMNNHSQENLILDTHTLDNHTGDNNIVCYSINSTDDNFIHDILTIILILINNNKNKFVADLIKTNECINLYNDIYENENSQENLESINILSFRLLNIVLETCGYLLISKNFDALSNIIRCLFFHITSSSFILMCKSMRTYINIFILYKKHFCIYNEIFINILLNLLKSNALKNVSETTLLTLSNFFVENIIFEIYCNHDVNLYASNLLENLIQAILDLSTNFTQNTTIMNEVIFKIIKNVIQILKPYSDIDNNNTDCNYLVENANKNSTKLLNSSNNRLNELDYTNQLITQFRNDIYSNAFDYVIINSQKKRKKKKEKERNPKSNTECKKDAEKEVIENSKKTDKYTRVNNDNCEQKKKEHTNNVENTLENSEKNVNENKNLNTNDGATNDSKKNSFREEEGYKKYSSEKKELKKSNMNELYFLNFLTSSKDKSYIHFCSVLLFEYLKECIKINYIKDKDNFLRKKKKRKEILQKSATIFNTLKNKSIDELIKMGIIQTHDTINEINQNNSKILNYVIIDKNGNLIGYSTKSDKNPQNIANQASSEKEHTETAEAPSHVNSRGNENSGSIETNNDVCNNNNVVTHMDCASKDTEENEADERQIDSKQINKENENNNISNAKKEVIANKESSEHTNKNIEEGKTSEEKKGDDTNNELLNEEKNSFNNSNSNNDASKLHPNCEETQSFKKIDTQNTNSHSQPNLMEDKYFLKSLAMFLRYNPFLDKEFVGEYISHRKCINVLKNYVRLFDFCNLSLLSSLRLFLHCFKLPGEAQLIERILEHFSLCLFYSNPICGDLDKVYKLSNGKVICLLKEEELANIKRYILIDYLSESGHANNTVNETDRCNDNQNTNKNNSEYISNENTEQSHNVGSFKTFTSEFTEFEEKINFKKNEDRDDNVHRHVYYISKKIQSMSEEEIKKKYVVVENSDVIFILTYSIIMLNTDLHNNQVKNKMKLEEFIKNNRGINNGKNIDRIYLENLYNCILHEEIKLFSNAQNIYTNDNQYWKLLEQRKEYYKNYYPFKEKEIHIYKYDINKLLIKNNFIPIFFEIFKRTSNINLIENCLGIFKMLINNLSYYHDVENVNKLCYIFKYLNFYLTQKTQSLIYLLFHFIKKSHNLLRDGWIIYINSILKLITIDLVPTFFYPHLYINNTQFNNDKEELNIKYKRGNSIETFNVNKTITDIYHHPFLVFKKNIKKLNKPKWIDEFSSIFFSRHNNNENNKLLVMFKENNAEKTEDDKKKKKKNEKKNQENINNGKNTSYNDQNLKKMEEENEGHDENNDDDDHDNMDYIYVHVKPDPKSGDNNTHNNNNNNKNNNNNNAIIDNINIYKRLKLDIYNFFTINDFYNNMVTNLNINSFVYLLKILIIKSSIDTDNEHNNNLNTMNSKTELHNSSIKSQVQNQIYLTNENNKGNGANNPCDNLNDSNAILVNSDNSFNLFYYNKKKMLTSQMFFHIMYFKINYTYILYDMIVKEHFNYLKYRNDFFKETPNEKLEQTNASSYYYSSKYDYKENNNTNHQNVHIEDQETQQNKYDITLDNIYDTDNCTDASSSLSYISDISSDSIFTKKQMKVIDIQSINSNNVKGSLNLLNKTEKGNLKGHLGFEEIFACAYDEEEEEEKEEGYEESGGESDQYSESDDNSNNEDCNEKDSKTGSDYEQTNKNKYASINKMDESINKNSRSKNKKVNKRNNIANYNNINDTNNMNEEREKELLIENIKRNIFMKIYIMHLKAIVFSFEQFFNLLNKFLSINYNNTVFVNIYNNIFNDFPIENIKVLSEEEVLKDNWYNIYDDDFENISKKCSYNEQNPNINDIEASLFIVKIANTDDSSNEKEEDWLYIEQLIMSIMNFSYICLYVYQHNKTKKNKMLKKLKMCSNHNSNINDPFFSRYAEMKKKNNKFFFLCGIYLIYILQFLKKNILYRFIDKIIYILEKISKNVYVNSCIINIYLHMLQLITPNNILYKNTNNTNISLTDKDIYIYIEKATVYTESINNIINNNAVLLKLNNFNIENIVLSLLPYLLYFNNKKEEINAHISSINSECLHIISNIYYKSIYMYMNSSKKNLKINQAILDSGSAKSDSGNRSKNSDNITFEQIIELKKLYIFLLTCFVLSLACSFSSKRTRNESYIKLQQFLFNENYIFKKVNKNEQSKTGKNDKNQKHDKYFYRDEKLIDLINNFIILPLITYNYYFPFICKNLYDDKTKDKNALNDNKNDQCNKKDDNSASEQINNYCKKALLNFNLHHKTSIDIHDKAYKENGYEKCGCIINYKNIENIDNNLNEFNNIYNYANDYYIHTMLHKQYNYYFSYLYAKKMLTYDNVCYRKSMSISFVSHIILSFLYSLLNSSEEGDSDYSIINNKEEDLKNDNNQIKDEKNMEDKTSKNYYSTLSNEGKIFNKEDNSIKLYELLCVNNESPCNKIVTQTKCSSKCIYYFLKHFYHTLLTIKEETQKILNIYKETFIENIKNIIYVSSSYVYNLKDERINCFSHIKNGLHFLSEEEKNLLNPCNMPTTDINDSNNNNTNGNKIPELDNDIVTNISKLQINVRISMIIVYHILYDDNNQNDIFKGIFEELLNVLITKYSIISNPIDENLADNSEKEGIDNAQEDKNEQNNLLNPMKKDQLETKIGDESKSNEEEKPRDEPKLVENS